A genomic region of Melanotaenia boesemani isolate fMelBoe1 chromosome 21, fMelBoe1.pri, whole genome shotgun sequence contains the following coding sequences:
- the pdk2a gene encoding pyruvate dehydrogenase (acetyl-transferring) kinase isozyme 2, mitochondrial produces MKFVRFIMKNAALASVPKHIEHFSKFSPSPLSMKQFIDFGSINACEKTSFVFLRQELPVRLSNIMKEINLLPDKLLTTPSVQMVQRWYIQSLMEILEFLDQNPDDHKVLGDFVDALVTIRNRHNDVVPTMAQGVLEYKEAFPQDVVTNQNIQYFLDRFYMSRISIRMLINQHTLVFDGTTNPVHPNTIGSIDPHCHVGDVVQDAYNSAKMLCDQYYLCSPDLIIQEMNHKNNHPINMVYVPSHLYHMLFELFKNAMRATIETHESSNNLPPIKVMVSLGSEDMSIKVSDRGGGVAFRRIDKLFSYMYSTAPAPQIGKHTQPPLAGFGYGLPISRLYAKYFQGDLQLYSMEGFGTDAVIYLKALSTDSIERLPVYNKTALKNYKINQEADDWCVPSKEPLDLRNYKVV; encoded by the exons ATGAAGTTCGTTCGGTTTATAATGAAAAACGCCGCATTGGCCAGCGTACCCAAGCATATTGAGCATTTTTCCAAGTTTTCTCCATCACCGTTGTCTATGAAGCAGTTTATCGATTTCG GTTCCATCAATGCTTGTGAGAAAACTTCCTTCGTCTTTTTGAGGCAGGAACTCCCTGTAAGGCTCTCAAATATCATGAAGGAAATTAACCTTTTGCCTGACAAACTGCTCACAACGCCTTCGGTGCAAATGGTGCAGAGATG gtatATTCAGAGTTTAATGGAAATCCTTGAATTTTTAGACCAGAATCCAGATGATCACAAAGTTCTTGGAGA CTTTGTTGATGCCTTGGTCACCATCAGAAACAGACACAACGACGTGGTGCCGACcatggcacagggtgtcttagAGTACAAAGAGGCCTTCCCCCAGGATGTGGTCACAAATCAGAACATTCAGTACTTCTTGGATCGCTTCTACATGAGCCGCATCTCCATCCGAATGCTTATCAACCAGCACA CTCTTGTTTTTGATGGCACTACTAACCCTGTCCACCCAAACACCATCGGAAGCATCGACCCTCACTGCCACGTGGGAGACGTCGTCCAGG atgCCTACAATAGTGCCAAGATGTTATGTGACCAGTATTACCTCTGCTCCCCTGACCTGATAATCCAGGAGATGAACC acaAGAATAATCATCCGATAAACATGGTGTATGTGCCTTCTCACCTCTATCACATGCTGTTTGAGCTCTTCAAG AACGCAATGAGAGCCACGATTGAGACTCATGAGAGCAGCAATAACCTCCCTCCCATCAAAGTCATGGTGTCTCTCGGCAGCGAAGACATGTCAATCAAG GTGAGCGACAGGGGAGGCGGTGTCGCGTTTCGCAGGATTGACAAGCTTTTCAGCTACATGTACTCCACAGCTCCTGCTCCACAGATCGGAAAGCACACGCAGCCACCACTG gCTGGCTTCGGTTATGGTCTTCCCATCTCTCGTCTCTATGCCAAATATTTCCAGGGAGACCTGCAGCTTTACTCCATGGAGGGCTTCGGCACAGACGCTGTCATCTACTTGAAG GCGCTGTCCACAGACTCCATTGAAAGGCTGCCGGTGTACAACAAAACCGCGCTGaagaactacaaaataaaccaagAAGCCGATGATTGGTGTGTACCCAGTAAAGAGCCCCTAGATCTGCGTAACTACAAGGTGGTTTAG